Proteins encoded together in one Flavobacteriales bacterium window:
- a CDS encoding transglutaminase domain-containing protein yields MSLHPTSRAAILSFAFTTALAGFAQPKGLPVIKADSMTVDVIENGVEHKGFWTIMPDAKPDPYYTEQHGARITFRTDRDSITLVVDSAKAQDFIIQVGRQRAWTRVQYSPSYLEILRKAARFDPADTRTTPAFTFQPMDAPELMALREAFKLDSIAGQGNELSRMLEVMHWLHDLVPHDGQHENPVVKNALSMVAECKRDHRGLNCRGLSTVLNECYLALGFKSRFLTCLPHDSTDTECHVINMVWSNDLRKWVWLDPTHDAYVMDEHGVMLGPWEVRERLIDGRPLILNPDANWNHRQSTVREDYLHSYMAKNLYRFECPAHSCYDTETRGAGKRVAYVELLPLHHHTQKPDVLTRTVEQGHTVITHRTNDTARFWAAP; encoded by the coding sequence ATGAGCCTTCACCCGACCTCCCGCGCAGCGATCCTGTCCTTCGCCTTCACCACCGCGCTTGCCGGCTTCGCCCAGCCCAAGGGGCTGCCCGTGATCAAGGCGGACAGCATGACCGTGGATGTGATCGAGAACGGGGTGGAGCACAAGGGCTTCTGGACCATCATGCCCGACGCGAAGCCCGATCCGTACTACACGGAGCAGCATGGTGCGCGCATCACCTTCCGCACCGACCGCGACAGCATCACCCTGGTCGTCGATAGCGCCAAAGCCCAGGACTTCATCATCCAGGTGGGCAGGCAGAGGGCGTGGACCCGCGTGCAGTACAGCCCCAGCTACCTCGAGATCCTGAGGAAGGCGGCGCGGTTCGATCCCGCCGACACGCGCACCACGCCTGCGTTCACGTTCCAGCCTATGGACGCCCCGGAGCTGATGGCCCTGCGCGAAGCGTTCAAGCTCGACAGCATCGCCGGGCAGGGCAACGAGCTGTCGCGCATGCTGGAGGTGATGCACTGGCTTCACGACCTGGTGCCGCACGACGGCCAGCACGAAAATCCCGTGGTGAAGAACGCGCTGAGCATGGTGGCCGAGTGCAAGCGCGATCACCGCGGGCTCAACTGCCGCGGGCTGTCCACCGTGCTCAACGAGTGCTACCTGGCGCTCGGCTTCAAGTCGCGCTTCCTCACCTGCCTGCCCCACGACAGCACCGACACCGAATGCCACGTGATCAACATGGTGTGGAGCAACGACCTGCGGAAGTGGGTGTGGCTCGACCCCACCCACGATGCGTACGTGATGGATGAGCACGGCGTGATGCTGGGTCCGTGGGAGGTGCGCGAACGGCTGATCGATGGGCGCCCCCTGATCCTGAACCCCGATGCCAATTGGAACCACCGCCAGAGCACCGTCCGCGAGGACTACCTGCACAGCTACATGGCCAAGAACCTGTACCGGTTCGAGTGCCCCGCACACAGCTGTTACGACACCGAGACGCGCGGCGCGGGCAAGCGGGTGGCCTACGTGGAGCTCTTGCCCTTGCACCACCACACGCAGAAGCCCGATGTGCTCACCCGGACCGTGGAGCAGGGCCATACGGTCATCACCCACCGCACCAACGATACCGCGCGGTTCTGGGCTGCTCCCTGA
- a CDS encoding pyridoxamine 5'-phosphate oxidase family protein, whose protein sequence is MAKFLPALDERLTTFIQQQRIFFTGTAPGNGRMNVSPKGLDTFRILSPTRVGYLDLTGSGNETAAHLLENGRITFLFCAFDGPPMIVRLYGVGRSVQPQHEEWHALRPSFGPELHGERQLIITELESVQTSCGFGIPRYGFQEDRSQLTDWAAHKGPEGLAAYRREKNSTSIDGAPTGWGG, encoded by the coding sequence ATGGCCAAGTTCCTTCCGGCGCTGGATGAACGGCTCACCACCTTCATCCAACAGCAGCGCATCTTCTTCACCGGTACCGCGCCGGGCAACGGACGGATGAACGTTTCGCCCAAGGGCCTCGACACCTTCCGCATCCTCTCCCCCACCCGCGTGGGATACCTGGACCTTACCGGCAGCGGCAACGAAACGGCCGCGCACCTGCTCGAGAACGGGCGCATCACCTTCCTGTTCTGCGCGTTCGACGGACCACCCATGATCGTGCGCCTTTACGGCGTGGGGCGTTCCGTGCAGCCGCAACATGAGGAATGGCACGCGCTCCGACCCTCCTTCGGTCCTGAACTGCATGGCGAGCGCCAGCTGATCATCACGGAGCTCGAAAGCGTGCAGACCTCGTGCGGGTTCGGCATTCCGCGCTACGGCTTCCAAGAGGACCGGTCGCAGCTCACGGACTGGGCGGCGCACAAGGGACCGGAAGGCCTGGCCGCATACCGGCGCGAGAAGAACAGCACGAGCATCGATGGTGCGCCGACGGGTTGGGGCGGGTAG